The genomic segment GAACCCATTCTTTTTTCTCTGGAGATGCATCTTCTTCAACATATCCAGCTTTGATTAAATGCGGCAAAGCTAATTTTGTTACGGTTTCTAAATCAGCTTGTTTCATGTATTGGTTGTTGATCCATTCCAATTTTTTAGCGTCAAATGCAGCTGGAGATTTGCTTAAACGGTTAGGATCAAACATTTCTACGAATGTATCATGATCAAAGATTTCTTCTTCTCCAACCGGTGACCATCCCAATAATGAGATAAAGTTAAACATTGCTTCAGGTAAATAGCCTAGTTCACGGTATTGTTCGATAAATTGTAAGATGTTTCCATCACGTTTGCTTAATTTTTTACCTGTTTCACTATTGATGATCAATGTCATGTGTCCAAATTGAGGAGCTTCCCAACCAAAAGCTTCATAGATCATTAATTGTTTTGGCGTATTGGCAATATGGTCATCTCCACGTAAAACATGAGTAATTTCCATAAAATGGTCATCTACGGCAACAGCAAAATTGTATGTTGGCATGCCATCGCGTTTCACGATAACAAAGTCTCCTCCTATACTTTCTGCTTCAAATGAGATAGGGCCTTTCACGATGTCTTCAAAACTATACGTGTTTTCTTTAACCACACGGAAACGAATAACTGGTTCAATTCCAGCTGCTTCTTTTTCTTGTTTTTCTTTAGCTGTTAAATGAGCACATTTACCACCGTAATGAGGCATTTCTCCTCTAGCTCTTTGGGCTTCACGTTCTTCTTCTAACTCTTCTTCAGAACAGTAACATTTGTACGCACGATTGCTTAATAATAATTGTTCTACTAATGGATCATAGATCTCTCTACGTTCAGATTGACGATACGGACCAAAGTCTCCAGGATTATTAGGGCTTTCATCCCAATCCATCCCTAACCATTTCAAGTTTTCTAATTGGCTAGTTTCTCCGCCTTCAATATTTCGTTTTTGGTCTGTATCTTCAATACGGATAATGAAGTCTCCACCATTGTGTCGTGCGTATAAATAGTTAAATAACGCTGTACGCGCGTTTCCTATATGTAGATATCCTGTTGGGCTTGGCGCATAACGTACACGAATTTTTTTTGTCATAATTTATTTCCTCTTTTCTTATAGTTTTTTTATTCTCTATTAGGTTAACTCTAAGCTCACTTATTCTTATTAAATAGGCGAAGGGGTTCTATCTTGTTTCTCTAATAAACAAACAGCCATAGCTGCAAGGCCTTCTTTTCGACCAATAAAACCCATTGTTTCTGAAGTTGTCGCCTTTACGTTAACATGCTGGATACTAGTTTGACAATCATAAGCTATGTTTTCTTTCATTTCAGCTAAATAAGGAGCTAATTTCGGCCTTTCAGCTAAAACAGTTGCATCAATATTTCCAATCGTATAACCTTCTTGTTTTAACAAACGCCATACCTTACGTAATAACTCTCTTGAATCGACATTTTTAAATTGTTCATCTGTATCCGGAAAATGATAGCCTATATCTCCTTTGCCAGCAGCCCCTAATAAGGCATCAATAATAGCATGAAGCAACACGTCAGCATCAGAATGACCCAACAATCCATATTCATAAGGAATTGTTACTCCACCAATGATTAAGCTTCTATCCCTTACCAATTGATGAACATCATAACCTTGTCCTACGCGAATCATAAGCTAACCTCCCTTTACTTCTTTTGCTGTTTTCTATGGAGCAAAATAGCTTTTCCAGTTACCATATCTTCAGGAGTCGTTATCTTTATATTATCATAGGACCCTTCTATTACTACTATTTCTTTTTCTATTCGTTCTACTAATGAAGCATCATCTGTGCCTAAAAAATGATCTTCTTTAGCTTTTTCATGAGCTTGCAGAACTATGGAGCTTTTAAACGCTTGGGGAGTCTGTATCTGCCATAATTCACTTCTGGGCAAAGTCACCTTGACAGTCTGGTTTGGGTAAACAGCTTTAATCGTATCTTTAGCAGGTACTCCTAAAATAGCAGCCCCCATCTTTTGAACTTCTTTGTACAATCGATGAACAGCTTCCAGTTCAATAAAAGGCCTTGCACCATCATGGATCATTACGATACCCGATATTTTATTATTCAATTTTTTCAATCCATTGTAGACGCTATGCTGTCGTTCCGTTCCGCCTATTGCTATGGTGATTTTTTTTCCACTGAACATCTGCTCTTGTCGCAATAAATCATTGATCAATTCAACTTCATCTTCTTTTACAACTAAAATGATGTGGCTGCAATACTCATCTTTTAAAAAAATATTCAATGGGTATTCAATCAACGGCTTATCTAGTAAAGGCAATAAAATTTTATTCTTAGAAGATCTCATGCGTCTCCCATGACCAGCTGCCAATAAAATCAGCTCATAGTCCTTATTCATCGCATCACTTCCTACTCTCTATCTTTAATGCCTTTTTGAGAATGAACCGGTTTTGCAAAAATCATACGTCCAGCAGCTGTTTGAAGCGCACTGGTTACGACAACTTCAATTGTTTTATTCATAAAGTGTTGTCCTTCTTCAACAACGATCATGGTTCCGTCATCTAAGTATGCTACTCCTTGACTGCGTTCTGTTCCAGCTTTAACGATCATGACCGTCATGTTTTCGCCTGGAATAACGACTGGCTTCACAGCATTAGCCAATTCGTTTATGTTTAATACCGGTACATTTTGGAACTCACTCACTTTGTTTAAGTTGTAGTCATTTGTTACCACAACACCGTCTAATAATTTAGCTAGTTTAATTAATTTGCTGTCTACTTCTGTAATGTCTTCAAAGTCTCCGTCGTACATTTCAACTTGCATGTCATTTTCTTTTTGCAATGCATTCAAGATATCTAATCCTCTACGTCCACGTACTCGTTTTAAACTATCAGAGGAATCTGCAATGTACTGCAATTCTTGTAAAACAAAATTAGGAATCAAAATCGTTCCTTCAAGAAAACCTGTTTTTGCAATATCATAGATTCTTCCATCAATAATAACGCTTGTATCTAATATTTTATATTTACGAAAAGTCTCATCTGCTCTACGCTCTAAAACTTTTCCATCTTCATCTTCCGTATTCTTTTTTACCTTCGGTTGAAAAAGCTTACGCCACTCGTCTCTACGTGTTGTTCCAACACGAAACCCTAAGTAAGCAAAACCAATAACAAGTATAAAAGGTATTACATCACTAATAACTCGAATATTCATACCAATTAGGACCACACTAATTAGCCAAGCCAGCACCAATCCTATGATCGTTCCTAAACTCCCAAATAATAAATAGGTCACACTTTGTTGACTTAAAAAAGTTTCGATTTTTTTAAAGGCTTGTTCAATGTATGTCACTGATAAAAAAGAAATAAATAAAAATATAATAGCACCAATCAGAATATTTGTGACTACATTGTTGATGTAAAGATTTTCAACCCCTGCCATATCCCAGGCAATCGGCATCAAACTTGCTCCAATACTTCCACCGATCAATATGAATATACCGGTTATAATTTTTTTTACCAAAAGTATTCCTCCTTTATAAATGGGGCTCCTGTTCTACAAAAAGAACAGGAACTTTCTCATTTTATTTTGCTTTATTTAAGAAAAAGCTTTCTTTATTGCTTCAGAAATAGTTGTCACTCCAATAATATCTACATTACTAGGGAATTCCCATCCGCCAATATTATTTTTCGGAATCATGATGCGTTTAAACCCTAGTTTAGTCGCTTCATTTACCCTTTGTTCAATTCGGCTCACACGTCTGATTTCTCCGGTCAAGCCGATTTCTCCGATAAAACAGTCGGTTTCTTTTGTTTCTTTTTCTTGGTAACTAGAAGCGACACTGATGGCGATCGCTAAGTCGATCGCAGGTTCATCTAATTTTACGCCACCTGCTGATTTTAAATAGGCATCTTGGTTTTGCAACAACAATCCTGCTCTTTTTTCCAACACCGCCATAATCAACGATACACGATTATGATCTAAGCCACTTGCTGTTCGCTTAGCATTCCCAAAAGCAGTCGGTGTGATCAACGACTGGATTTCAGCTAAAATTGGTCGCGATCCTTCCATTGAAGCCACTACAGCAGATCCTGTAGCTCCAGATAACCGTTCCTCTAGAAACATTTCTGAAGGGTTTAACACTTCAACTAACCCACCTTCACGCATTTCAAAGATCCCAATCTCATTGGTAGAGCCAAATCGGTTTTTAACAGCTCTTAAAATACGGAAAGTATGATGCCTTTCTCCTTCAAAATACAATACGGTGTCTACCATATGTTCCAACATACGTGGACCAGCGATAGCCCCTTCTTTTGTAACATGTCCCACTATAAAAATAGCAATATTATTCGTTTTTGCAATTTTCATTAAATCAGCTGTGCTTTCTCTAACTTGAGAAACACTTCCTACTACTCCAGTGATATCTGGTTGATTCATAGTTTGAATAGAATCAATAATAACATAATCAGGTTTCAAATCTTCAATTGTTTGTCTTATAGCACCCATATCCGTTTCTGGATAAATATAAAAGTCAGCACCTTTAACACCCAATCGATTCGCCCGCATTTTAATCTGGCTAGCGCTCTCTTCACCACTTACGTATAACACTTTTCCACCTGCTAGATTCAGTTGAGCGGAAACTTGCAGTAAGAGAGTTGATTTTCCGATACCAGGATCTCCTCCGATCAAAACTAATGAGCCTGGAACTACTCCACCGCCTAAAACACGATTCAACTCTTTTAATTCTGTTTTGACTCTGGGAACTTTAGATACATTTATGTCTTGAATTGCTTCAGCCTTAGCCGTTTTACCTGTCATACTGACACGACTTCTACGATCATTTTTATCTGCAACGATTTCTTCTTCCATTTGGTTCCAACTGCCGCAATTTGGACAACGACCCATCCATTTAGGTGATTCATAACCACATGCTTGGCAGACAAACTTTGTTGTTTTCTTTTTTGCCACCTATTCAGCCTCACCTTCAGAGTTTTAAAAAACGATTTAGTTTTATTTTAACATAAAAGCGATTAGAATAGGCGTTGAAAGCATTAAAAGCCAGTTAATTCAAACTAAGTTCACTAAAAAATCAAAATTAAATTTCTGTCATTCTTCAATTTAGTTCCAATCCGGATTTCAACTAATGAATTGAACGGTAGAGTAAGGAATAACATGAATTTTATCTTCCAGAAGAACCGAAACCACCAGAACGGACTTTTCCGCTTTCTTTATCCACATCTGCTTTCAAGAATGGTATAAAAATTCCTTGGCCAATTCGGTCACCTTTCTTCACTACATGGTCTGTTAAACCAAAATGAATAAATTGAAAATATATGTGACCTTCGTTGTTTTCATTGTTGTAGTAATCTGAATCAATAATCCCTACCCCATTCGGTAAAACCAATTGGTGTTTGATTGGATTACTTGAACGATTTGCTAATTGCAAGTATTCATCTTCTCCCATATACGCTTTGATGCCTGTTGGTACAAGTGTGGGTTTTAAATATTTTTTATTTTGTTCTAAAAGTGAAGCTTCATTTTCTTTTTGTTTTATTTCTCGAGTCATACCTTTAAACAAAACTTTCCAAATTGAAGGTACGATCGTATCTTCAGCAGCTTCAAAATCATAGCCTGCTGCATGATTGGTTGCTCTTACTGGTAAGTTTATACCTTTTGTTTTATAAGCTGTTACTATTTCAAATCCGCGTTTCTTTTCCATATCTTTAAATTTCCTCATTTCGCATACTATTCATTAACTCTTTGATTATAACAAAAAATGATTCAACTAGCGATTTACTATTGAATATTCTACTCCTCTTTCCTCAATTTTTCTTTGTATGTGCAACATGCACAACTATTTACAAAAAGTTTTGTGCAGATTCCCCTTTCGTTAAAACAGCGTTTACATTATGATTGTTTTATAATAACTTAGCTATTTAAGAGAGGATAAGTGAAAAAAATGGTAGAAATCGCACTAAAAAATATTAATAAAAAATATGAAAATAATGATTTTCTTTCTGTAACAGACTTTAATTTAGATATTAAAGATAAAGAGTTTATTGTATTTGTTGGTCCCTCTGGTTGTGGGAAATCAACTACATTACGTATGGTTGCTGGACTTGAAGACATTTCAGAAGGCGAATTATACATTGGAGACAAATTAGTCAATGATGTTGCTCCAAAAGACCGCGATATTGCGATGGTTTTCCAAAACTATGCCTTATACCCTCATATGACTGTATACGATAATATGGCTTTTGGTTTAAAATTACGTAAATACAAAAAAGAAGAAATTAAACAACGTGTTGAAGAAGCTGCTGAGATTTTAGGTTTAACTGATTACTTAAAACGTAAACCTGCTGCATTATCTGGTGGACAACGTCAACGTGTTGCATTAGGACGTGCTATCGTTCGTGATGCCAAAGTATTCTTAATGGACGAACCTTTATCAAATTTAGATGCTAAGTTACGTGTAGCTATGCGTGCAGAGATTGCAAAACTGCACCGTCGTCTAGATACAACTACTATCTATGTTACTCATGACCAAACAGAAGCGATGACTATGGCAGACCGTATTGTTATCATGAAAGATGGATTTGTTCAACAAATCGGTACTCCTAAAGAAGTTTACAATACACCAGTTAATGTCTTTGTTGCAGGATTTATTGGTTCTCCAGCAATGAATTTCTTTGATGTTACTTTAAATAATAATATTATTTCTAATGGTCAAGGATTGTCTATCAAAGTTGATGAAAGAAATGCAAAAAATCTTATATCTAAAGGTTATGATGGTAAGAAATTGATTTTCGGTATTCGTCCAGAAGATATTCATAGCGAACAAATTGTTTTAGATGCTAATCCTGATAGTATCGTTCATGCTGAAGTAGTGGTATCAGAATTACTTGGAGCTGAAACTATGCTTTATACTAAAGTTGATGGTACTGAATTTATTTCAAAAGTTGATGCTAGAGATTTCCATGAACCTGGAGAATTTATTGACCTATCCTTCAACTTAAACAAATGTCACTTCTTTGATCCAGAAACTCAAGAAGTAATTAAGTAATTTAAATCTACTTATCTTATCTAATAGATATAGTGAGGTACACTCCAAAAGTTCGAACTTTCGGAGTGTATTTTTATACTTAAGAATACAACCTTACCCATTAATACTATTTAATCATTTTATTTTTCTTAGACTTAATTTCTATTTACTTACCATTTGAAGAAAAATTGTTAAGTCTATCTAATACGCATAACCATTGGAATATTTAGATAAAAATTTGAACCGTTTCAGCTCTTTATTTTATCAACTTATTTTTGAATTGTTTCACGTGACACAATTCTAGATCTCTTGAAAGGCTTGGTTATTATTTTATCTATGATATTCTATTTAACATTCTTATTCGAACACAAAAAAAGACACCATCCGAAGATGATGTCTTTTTGTTTGCGTGGCAGCGTCCTACTCTCACAAAGGGAAACCCTTCACTACCATCGGCGCTAAGAAGCTTAACTGCTGTGTTCGGCATGGGAACAGGTGTGACCTTCTTGCCATCGCCACCACACAAATTTCAATCTAGAGAACGTTGTTCTCTCAAAACTGGATAAGTTAAAAGTTTGTTCTTCGTTTAGAAACCGTCGTACACCGTTTATTCTTTGGTTAAGTCCTCGACCGATTAGTATTGGTCCGCTCCATCTATCGCTAGACTTCCACTTCCAACCTATCAACCTGATCATCTCTCAGGGGTCTTACTCACTTACGTGATGGGAAATCTCATCTTGAGGGGGGCTTCACGCTTAGATGCTTTCAGCGTTTATCCCGTCCACACATAGCTACCCAGCAATGCCCTTGGCAGAACAACTGGTACACCAGAGGTGTGTCCATCCCGGTCCTCTCGTACTAAGGACAGCTCCTCTCAAATTTCCTACGCCCGCGACGGATAGGGACCGAACTGTCTCACGACGTTCTGAACCCAGCTCGCGTACCGCTTTAATGGGCGAACAGCCCAACCCTTGGGACCGACTACAGCCCCAGGATGCGATGAGCCGACATCGAGGTGCCAAACCTCCCCGTCGATGTGGACTCTTGGGGGAGATAAGCCTGTTATCCCCAGGGTAGCTTTTATCCGTTGAGCGATGGCCCTTCCATGCGGAACCACCGGATCACTAAGCCCGACTTTCGTCCCTGCTCGACTTGTAGGTCTCGCAGTCAAGCTCCCTTATGCCTTTACACTCTGCGAATGATTTCCAACCATTCTGAGGGAACCTTTGGGCGCCTCCGTTACACTTTAGGAGGCGACCGCCCCAGTCAAACTGCCCGTCAGACACTGTCTCCCAGCCCGATAAGGGCTGTGGGTTAGAGTGGTCATACAGCAAGGGTAGTATCCCACCAACGCCTCCACCAAGACTGGCGTCCTGGCTTCAATGGCTCCTACCTATCCTGTACAAGCTGTACAAACACTCAATATCAAACTGCAGTAAAGCTCCATGGGGTCTTTCCGTCCTGTCGCGGGTAACCTGCATCTTCACAGGTACTATAATTTCACCGAGTCTCTCGTTGAGACAGTGCCCAGATCGTTACGCCTTTCGTGCGGGTCGGAACTTACCCGACAAGGAATTTCGCTACCTTAGGACCGTTATAGTTACGGCCGCCGTTTACTGGGGCTTCAATTCTGAGCTTCGCCCGAGAGCTAACCCATCCTCTTAACCTTCCAGCACCGGGCAGGCGTCAGCCCCTATACGTCATCTTACGATTTTGCAGAGACCTGTGTTTTTGATAAACAGTCGCCTGGGCCTATTCACTGCGGCTGACCAATTGGTCAGCACCCCTTCTCCCGAAGTTACGGGGTCATTTTGCCGAGTTCCTTAACGAGAGTTCTCTCGCACACCTTAGGATTCTCTCCTCGACTACCTGTGTCGGTTTGCGGTACGGGCAGTTTGTTTCTAACTAGAAGCTTTTCTTGACAGTGTGAC from the Carnobacterium inhibens subsp. inhibens DSM 13024 genome contains:
- the gltX gene encoding glutamate--tRNA ligase — encoded protein: MTKKIRVRYAPSPTGYLHIGNARTALFNYLYARHNGGDFIIRIEDTDQKRNIEGGETSQLENLKWLGMDWDESPNNPGDFGPYRQSERREIYDPLVEQLLLSNRAYKCYCSEEELEEEREAQRARGEMPHYGGKCAHLTAKEKQEKEAAGIEPVIRFRVVKENTYSFEDIVKGPISFEAESIGGDFVIVKRDGMPTYNFAVAVDDHFMEITHVLRGDDHIANTPKQLMIYEAFGWEAPQFGHMTLIINSETGKKLSKRDGNILQFIEQYRELGYLPEAMFNFISLLGWSPVGEEEIFDHDTFVEMFDPNRLSKSPAAFDAKKLEWINNQYMKQADLETVTKLALPHLIKAGYVEEDASPEKKEWVQKVVGLYHEQMSYGAEIVELSSLFFSEEPAIDSVAKEVLEGETVSEVLTAFSKQLEEIQPFDADEIKKAIKAVQKETGIKGKNLFMPIRVAVTGQSHGPEIGPTIELLGREKAQAHLQAALAKL
- the ispF gene encoding 2-C-methyl-D-erythritol 2,4-cyclodiphosphate synthase, which codes for MIRVGQGYDVHQLVRDRSLIIGGVTIPYEYGLLGHSDADVLLHAIIDALLGAAGKGDIGYHFPDTDEQFKNVDSRELLRKVWRLLKQEGYTIGNIDATVLAERPKLAPYLAEMKENIAYDCQTSIQHVNVKATTSETMGFIGRKEGLAAMAVCLLEKQDRTPSPI
- the ispD gene encoding 2-C-methyl-D-erythritol 4-phosphate cytidylyltransferase, whose amino-acid sequence is MNKDYELILLAAGHGRRMRSSKNKILLPLLDKPLIEYPLNIFLKDEYCSHIILVVKEDEVELINDLLRQEQMFSGKKITIAIGGTERQHSVYNGLKKLNNKISGIVMIHDGARPFIELEAVHRLYKEVQKMGAAILGVPAKDTIKAVYPNQTVKVTLPRSELWQIQTPQAFKSSIVLQAHEKAKEDHFLGTDDASLVERIEKEIVVIEGSYDNIKITTPEDMVTGKAILLHRKQQKK
- a CDS encoding PIN/TRAM domain-containing protein, with protein sequence MVKKIITGIFILIGGSIGASLMPIAWDMAGVENLYINNVVTNILIGAIIFLFISFLSVTYIEQAFKKIETFLSQQSVTYLLFGSLGTIIGLVLAWLISVVLIGMNIRVISDVIPFILVIGFAYLGFRVGTTRRDEWRKLFQPKVKKNTEDEDGKVLERRADETFRKYKILDTSVIIDGRIYDIAKTGFLEGTILIPNFVLQELQYIADSSDSLKRVRGRRGLDILNALQKENDMQVEMYDGDFEDITEVDSKLIKLAKLLDGVVVTNDYNLNKVSEFQNVPVLNINELANAVKPVVIPGENMTVMIVKAGTERSQGVAYLDDGTMIVVEEGQHFMNKTIEVVVTSALQTAAGRMIFAKPVHSQKGIKDRE
- the radA gene encoding DNA repair protein RadA; the encoded protein is MAKKKTTKFVCQACGYESPKWMGRCPNCGSWNQMEEEIVADKNDRRSRVSMTGKTAKAEAIQDINVSKVPRVKTELKELNRVLGGGVVPGSLVLIGGDPGIGKSTLLLQVSAQLNLAGGKVLYVSGEESASQIKMRANRLGVKGADFYIYPETDMGAIRQTIEDLKPDYVIIDSIQTMNQPDITGVVGSVSQVRESTADLMKIAKTNNIAIFIVGHVTKEGAIAGPRMLEHMVDTVLYFEGERHHTFRILRAVKNRFGSTNEIGIFEMREGGLVEVLNPSEMFLEERLSGATGSAVVASMEGSRPILAEIQSLITPTAFGNAKRTASGLDHNRVSLIMAVLEKRAGLLLQNQDAYLKSAGGVKLDEPAIDLAIAISVASSYQEKETKETDCFIGEIGLTGEIRRVSRIEQRVNEATKLGFKRIMIPKNNIGGWEFPSNVDIIGVTTISEAIKKAFS
- a CDS encoding dUTP diphosphatase; translation: MEKKRGFEIVTAYKTKGINLPVRATNHAAGYDFEAAEDTIVPSIWKVLFKGMTREIKQKENEASLLEQNKKYLKPTLVPTGIKAYMGEDEYLQLANRSSNPIKHQLVLPNGVGIIDSDYYNNENNEGHIYFQFIHFGLTDHVVKKGDRIGQGIFIPFLKADVDKESGKVRSGGFGSSGR
- a CDS encoding ABC transporter ATP-binding protein → MVEIALKNINKKYENNDFLSVTDFNLDIKDKEFIVFVGPSGCGKSTTLRMVAGLEDISEGELYIGDKLVNDVAPKDRDIAMVFQNYALYPHMTVYDNMAFGLKLRKYKKEEIKQRVEEAAEILGLTDYLKRKPAALSGGQRQRVALGRAIVRDAKVFLMDEPLSNLDAKLRVAMRAEIAKLHRRLDTTTIYVTHDQTEAMTMADRIVIMKDGFVQQIGTPKEVYNTPVNVFVAGFIGSPAMNFFDVTLNNNIISNGQGLSIKVDERNAKNLISKGYDGKKLIFGIRPEDIHSEQIVLDANPDSIVHAEVVVSELLGAETMLYTKVDGTEFISKVDARDFHEPGEFIDLSFNLNKCHFFDPETQEVIK